Proteins encoded by one window of Halanaerobiaceae bacterium ANBcell28:
- a CDS encoding metallophosphoesterase translates to MDKIIDKKFYLKLFLITIISVILLTNIFSEKTYRLHAFEFDISYHFRPSGRTIIVLPPIGRISAETHNFPVELMFRLGNIDLNLLHEMVQNSEEFYDFLFQKGRELLLYYILRLSLIVLIGTILILIFTYTKKIKALFLAGIFSLAILFFSFAFTYYTYETEAYQHPEYFGTVEAAPWMIGLIEESLFKIEELSQKLKLMAENVYIVFEKIEGLEPLGLTNGDLIILHVSDIHNNVAAISFIEQMVKNFEVDFIIDTGDLVDYGTPVEVGLIRGIDELGIPYIFIPGNHDSPQVISALHNMDNVIVLDEQVTINGLRIVGIDDPLSKTTEFRSPDPGEIEEYTNRLKEKISNQKEVPHIIAVHNHRIAQAVEGMAALVLHGHTHRKEIYRGEDFLRINAGTTGASGIRSLETTVGTPPYSMVLLRLEEEDDDNYRLLAIDTIEIQDRESGFTLNRHLLNIPLIMEKD, encoded by the coding sequence GTGGATAAGATAATAGATAAAAAGTTTTATTTAAAGCTATTTTTAATCACTATTATTTCTGTTATATTACTAACAAATATCTTTAGTGAAAAAACATATAGACTTCATGCTTTTGAATTTGATATATCTTATCATTTTAGGCCAAGTGGGAGGACAATTATAGTTCTCCCTCCAATAGGAAGAATAAGTGCAGAAACTCATAATTTCCCAGTAGAATTGATGTTTCGCTTAGGGAATATAGATTTGAATTTATTGCATGAAATGGTACAAAACTCAGAAGAATTTTATGATTTTTTATTTCAAAAAGGCCGGGAATTATTATTATATTATATCTTAAGATTATCTTTGATTGTTTTGATTGGAACTATATTAATATTGATATTTACATACACAAAAAAGATTAAGGCCCTATTTTTGGCTGGAATTTTTAGTCTTGCTATTTTATTTTTTAGTTTTGCTTTTACTTACTATACTTATGAAACAGAAGCTTATCAACATCCTGAATATTTTGGTACTGTGGAAGCTGCCCCCTGGATGATTGGTTTAATTGAAGAAAGTTTGTTTAAAATTGAAGAATTAAGCCAGAAATTAAAGTTAATGGCTGAGAATGTTTATATAGTTTTTGAAAAAATTGAGGGTTTAGAGCCTTTGGGATTGACTAATGGTGATTTGATAATTTTGCATGTTTCTGATATTCATAATAATGTTGCAGCAATAAGTTTTATTGAACAGATGGTTAAGAATTTTGAAGTGGACTTTATAATTGATACTGGTGACCTTGTAGATTACGGTACACCTGTAGAAGTAGGACTAATTAGAGGGATAGATGAATTAGGTATCCCTTATATTTTTATACCTGGCAATCATGATTCCCCACAGGTAATATCTGCTCTTCATAATATGGATAATGTTATAGTGCTTGATGAGCAAGTTACGATAAATGGCCTTCGCATAGTAGGTATAGATGATCCTTTATCTAAAACAACAGAGTTTCGATCACCAGATCCAGGAGAAATAGAAGAATATACTAATAGGTTGAAAGAAAAAATTTCTAATCAAAAGGAAGTCCCTCATATTATTGCAGTACATAATCACCGTATCGCTCAGGCTGTAGAAGGTATGGCTGCTCTTGTACTTCATGGGCATACTCATCGTAAAGAGATTTATAGAGGAGAAGATTTTTTGCGAATTAATGCAGGCACAACTGGAGCCTCAGGAATTAGAAGTCTTGAGACTACAGTTGGGACACCTCCTTATAGTATGGTTCTTTTAAGGTTAGAAGAAGAAGATGATGATAATTATAGGCTATTAGCAATAGATACAATAGAAATTCAAGATAGAGAAAGTGGATTTACTTTAAATAGACATCTTCTTAATATACCTTTAATTATGGAGAAGGATTAA
- a CDS encoding NusG domain II-containing protein — MEILKKMTFYDKALIIVIVLLSLLTIIFYPVLVLDDRDAEKYAVVEIENQEIHRYHLDGRDRIEEFTFTVDGEEYIGRLEIEGERVRLQRLSREILPLAIHADTGWIENQHQIIVALPVRLTVQIVSEAREEAEFDGISY; from the coding sequence ATGGAAATTTTGAAAAAAATGACATTTTACGATAAGGCATTAATCATAGTAATAGTATTATTATCTTTATTAACTATTATTTTTTACCCTGTGCTTGTTTTAGATGATAGGGATGCAGAAAAATATGCAGTAGTTGAAATTGAAAATCAGGAAATCCATCGTTATCATCTTGATGGTAGAGATAGAATAGAAGAGTTTACTTTTACCGTAGATGGTGAAGAATATATTGGAAGACTGGAAATTGAAGGAGAAAGAGTTAGATTACAAAGGTTATCTAGAGAGATACTACCACTAGCTATTCATGCAGATACAGGTTGGATAGAGAATCAACATCAAATCATTGTTGCACTTCCTGTTAGACTTACTGTGCAAATAGTTTCTGAAGCAAGAGAAGAAGCAGAGTTTGATGGTATATCATATTAA
- a CDS encoding polysaccharide deacetylase family protein yields the protein MQVLFLKKIYIYIFIIIIISLSVGIFIAIRNPLGLSTYKDRDRWELSGDIIWEIKTEEKLIALTFDDGPSPVYTPQIIDLLADYNAKATFFVVGEEVERYPDIINKMDEHGHEIANHTYTHKEVNNMSKDELLEELKKTHQLVYDLINKDMNLFRPTSGFYNEIIVNAAKELNYTVVIWTWGQDSKDWQNIDYNTIATNVYKSVEPGNIVLFHDRGGKRENTIKALHIILPVLNEKGYKFVTVSELLNQNELQIDKKY from the coding sequence ATGCAAGTCCTTTTTTTGAAAAAAATATATATTTATATTTTTATTATTATAATTATATCATTATCAGTTGGTATATTTATAGCAATAAGAAATCCATTAGGTTTATCTACATATAAGGATAGGGACCGTTGGGAGCTTAGTGGTGACATCATCTGGGAAATAAAAACTGAAGAAAAACTAATCGCTTTAACATTTGATGATGGTCCTAGTCCAGTCTATACTCCACAAATCATTGATCTCCTAGCAGATTATAATGCCAAAGCAACTTTCTTTGTTGTTGGTGAAGAAGTTGAGAGATACCCTGATATAATTAATAAAATGGATGAACACGGTCATGAAATTGCAAATCATACCTACACACATAAAGAAGTAAATAATATGAGTAAAGATGAATTGCTAGAAGAATTAAAAAAAACCCATCAACTTGTCTATGATCTTATTAATAAAGACATGAATCTTTTCCGTCCAACTAGTGGTTTTTATAATGAAATTATAGTAAATGCAGCTAAAGAATTAAACTATACGGTAGTAATCTGGACCTGGGGGCAAGATAGCAAGGACTGGCAAAATATAGATTATAACACCATTGCTACAAATGTCTATAAGAGCGTTGAACCTGGTAATATAGTACTATTTCATGATCGAGGAGGCAAAAGAGAAAATACAATCAAAGCCTTACATATTATTTTACCTGTGTTAAATGAAAAAGGATATAAATTTGTCACTGTTTCAGAATTATTAAATCAAAACGAATTACAAATAGATAAAAAATATTAA
- a CDS encoding ABC transporter ATP-binding protein has protein sequence MIIELKNISKTYNKCIEAVKNVSFGVEEGQIVSLLGPSGCGKTTLLRLLAGLERPEKGEIILRGEPVVRKNHFISPEKRGIGMVFQDYALFPHLTVQDNVAFGFKGKEKRKKKSKIQETIELVGLAGMEKKYPAELSGGQQQRVALARSLVLDPLLVLLDEPFSNLDVNLRDKMRHDVTRIIRQSKATAIFVTHDQVEALTISDKIIVMNKGEVEQIGSPRDIYQLPETDFVASFVGQSNILEGIIGEDSQSVITDIGKIPCHHTHAKKPGEKVSISIRPDSFEYDTDGPLEGIVEEYSYKGVNIDVTISVNKKYVSSDREKESNQKKRLLVHVHPELEVKKGEKLNFKVLSDFVAVIQ, from the coding sequence ATGATAATTGAATTAAAAAATATATCCAAGACCTATAATAAATGTATTGAGGCAGTTAAAAATGTAAGTTTTGGAGTTGAAGAGGGACAGATTGTTTCTTTATTAGGTCCTAGTGGTTGTGGTAAGACTACATTACTACGTTTACTGGCTGGACTGGAAAGACCTGAAAAAGGAGAAATTATACTCCGGGGTGAGCCTGTTGTCAGGAAAAATCATTTTATTAGTCCCGAAAAAAGAGGAATAGGAATGGTTTTTCAGGATTACGCTTTATTCCCACATTTAACTGTTCAGGACAATGTTGCCTTTGGTTTTAAGGGCAAAGAAAAAAGGAAAAAGAAATCGAAGATTCAGGAGACCATAGAATTGGTTGGTCTGGCTGGTATGGAAAAAAAATATCCAGCTGAGCTTTCTGGTGGACAACAACAAAGGGTTGCTTTAGCCAGATCTTTGGTTCTGGACCCTTTACTAGTATTATTGGATGAACCATTTAGTAATCTTGATGTAAATTTAAGGGATAAAATGAGACATGATGTTACTAGAATCATCCGTCAAAGCAAAGCTACAGCAATTTTTGTAACACATGATCAGGTGGAAGCTTTAACTATATCCGATAAAATTATTGTTATGAATAAAGGTGAAGTTGAACAAATTGGCAGTCCTAGAGATATCTATCAATTACCGGAAACTGATTTTGTAGCTTCTTTTGTAGGACAATCAAATATATTGGAAGGGATAATAGGTGAAGATTCTCAAAGTGTTATAACTGATATTGGGAAAATTCCTTGCCATCATACACATGCTAAAAAACCAGGAGAGAAGGTAAGTATTTCTATACGTCCAGATAGTTTTGAATATGATACTGATGGTCCGCTTGAAGGAATAGTTGAAGAATATTCATATAAGGGTGTTAACATAGATGTAACAATATCTGTTAATAAGAAATATGTTAGCAGCGATAGAGAGAAAGAATCAAATCAAAAAAAACGACTTCTTGTACATGTTCACCCCGAATTGGAAGTAAAAAAAGGAGAAAAGCTAAACTTTAAAGTATTATCAGATTTTGTTGCAGTTATTCAATAA